AACAAATCATTATGATGTTATTTTCAATTTCATTGAGCAACATAAAGTGGTTTTAGAGCCAAAGAACTTTTCATATTTGCTCAAAAAATTCAAAGACAAACCCTCTGTAAATTGGACAGTCGTAAATAAGTTTTGTGATTTAGTTTCTGTAGATTCACTTGACACCGAATGTAGAACCATAGAAGTTGAACGAAAAGGAGAAAAGAAGCCAATGGAACTTGCATCAAGCAAAGAAGATTGGTTTGCTTTTAAAACAAAAGCACTATTTGAAACGCAACATTATCAAGAATGCTTCGATTTGTCAAAAGTGGCTCTTGAATCATTTGAAAAATTTCACTATTCAAATGATGTTTGGTTTGCTAGAAGAATAGCATTATCAAAAAAACATCTTGGCAATTCTGCTGACGCACTAAATGAATTGCTTTTAATTCTTAGACGTAAAAAGGAATGGTTTATTCAAAACGAAGTTGCTCAAATCTATAAAGAAAACGGAGACAATGAAAAGGCTTTCAAGTTTGCAATAAGTGCAATCAACAATTTTGGCGACCTTGAATATAAAGTCGGCTTACTGGTATTAATCGCTGAACTTTTGGCTTTAAAAGATGAAAAGGAATTATCCTTTAAACATTACTCATTATCAAAACTACTGCGACAGCAAGAAGAATGGAACGTTCCAAATTCAGTTTCTTCGGCATTAAGTCAATTTCCTTTTGAGCAAATTACAATTGAAAAATTACCTGATTTAAAAAGAGAGCTAAAAAAATACTGGAGCAGTTTTAATCCACAGCAGACATCACCAAAACAAAATACAACCCAAAGACAAACGGGAAAAATTGACAGGATTTTACACAATGACGAAAAGGGTGCAGACGGTTTCATCAAATCTGACGGCAACAAATCAGTTTACTTTCGAGTAAATGCGACAGAAGAAATTATTAAAAAAATAGTGGTAGGTTTAGAAGTGGAGTTTAAAGTATTACCAGCGACAGAAGACAAAAAAGAAAAAGCAGTTCAATTAAAGACAAAATAAAAGCCAAAGCATTTGGTAGCACATTTGCAGTTTTTCCAAACGCACAATGCCAAACAAAAAACTGCAAAAGAGCTACCAAGCCAACGCACAACGACACGACAATGGATAGACAAACAACAACCGAGAAAGAAGGGCGAACGCATAACAGCGGTTTGGCAAAAGTGGCGGTTCAGTGCTCCGCAGACACATTTGTGGTTAATCAAAGTTTAGTTCTTCGCATCAACATTTGTGGTGAAAATCGCCACCTTCGCCAAGCCGCAAACCGTTAGCAATAATCAAATGAAGAAAATACTAATTAATATAGGTCTACTAATATTAAATCTTAACCTTTCAGGACAAATGGAAATCAAAAAGAATCTAACCGACTTAGAGATTAAAGAAATAAAATTAGAGTTTGAATCCGTACAGCCAAATAGCCATAAGCTTGCTCAAGAATTTAAGGTTATTGATAAAATAAATATTGCTGAATTTCTAAATTCCAGTTTTGACAAAGAATTAGCTCTTTTAGCAAAGCAAAAAGATGCAATTACTGTAATTCAGTTTACAGAGCATCTAATAGAAAATATAGATAGCAATCAAAATCTATTTTTTATTCCAGAAAACAATGTATTTCTCAATCTTTATAAAAAAGCAACAACTGAAATTGAACAACAAGCGATAACTGAAATACTGAGAAGTTACCTATCGAAATGCCAAGACATATATTATATTAATTGGCTTTATGGCCTAAATCTACTAAGTAAATATGATACAAAGAGTAATATAAACAATTTGGCTAAGTCAAAATTCGACAAAATTGAACCCGATCATTTATTTGAAGTGATTTACTTTCTAATGCCATCTTCTGACAAAAATCAATTAGATAAATGGATAGGAAAAATTAACAATGATATTTCAAATCCGTCACATAAAATCAGTCTTCTTTATCAACTGATTAAAAATTGTGAACTTACAAATTCTCAACAGGAACAGGTTGTTCTAATTTTGGATAGAATTAATTCAAATGAAATCAATTATGACAGTAAGGCTTGTGTTGAAACAATTAGATACGATATAAATTCAGAACATCAAATACCTTTAGATTATCTCTATTCATTCTCGAATAAGCAGATTATACAATTTTTAAGAAGTAATTTAAAAAAAGAAATTCCAAATTACGTAGAACATTTGATTGACGTTAAATTTGTTGGAACTTACTTTAGAAGAAACGAAGCAATACTCAGTTGGATACTTAAATATTCAGAAACTGCGAGTAGTTACTATGCACAACCAGAACAAATAGCTCTTTTGGATAACAAATTTTATAATGAAGTATTTCAGTTTGTATTTTCTGATTTAAAAGGGCCTATATATAGTTACCTAATTCAAGGATACAATCAGGAGCAAATTAAACTTAAGACATTGGTTGACAAAACTCTGTATTCGAAATCGATAGTATTTAATGATACGATGCCAGTAGGCTATCAAATAGAAGAATATATAAATGATATACATAAATCAGAAGAATCCTTTAAACGTTTAAATCAAGTAAGCTTTGATTATCCAATGTTTATTTGTGAGACTAAAGAAAACTATCTAAAACTAAAAACGAAATTCAACCTAAAAGAATGACTATTGCTAACACAGGCTTTGATGAACATGCCGCCCTATCGGGACGGCACGTCACAAAGCCAACCGTTATACAGGATTAAATAAAAATACAACCTTCTTTTAACATTACAACTAAAATTTAAAAACAATGATCGACCAACATCTAGCAAAAGCATCCAAAGAACTTTATGAAAGATATAAATCAATTGAAAATCCAACATATCTTGACCTTTATCTTGTCCTTCAAAATCTAATAACAATTTACGAACTTTCAGAAAAATCATTATTTAATGAAGGATTTTACCATATATACTTAGCTGCTAAAAAATTTATTGATTATAAACCAGATCAACCAGAAGGACATTTTAGCGGACTTCAAAGAGAGTTAAACTATACGGTCACTAATCTTCCTTACTTATTGGATACAAATCGAAATCATAAAGATGATTAAATAAAAATTCCAAATCTGATATTTCTTTAATTTTAAATCGGTGAACAATTGTAAATGGTTTTGCACCTTCTAAAATAGAAGATATTGAAACAACTGGCAACAAATTAGTATTACCTTTTTCAAACAACAGTTGATAAGTACACTTATTATCTTTCGAACATTGACTAAAGGTTGTCAATCCAAGAGACACTTCTTTATTTATTACCTTTTTAAAACCGTTTTCTTCAACAAATTTAAAAAACTTTTCCATGATAAACAAACAGAGAATAACCCTGTATAACAGGCGTTTTACGAAAGTGTCTCCTAAATCATTCGTTCACCGCCTCGGTTAAAAAATAAAATTCAAACCCTAAAATCCCGCTCCTAACTTTTGTGAAGGGAGACACCTTCGTAAAGCGCAGGACCGTTAGATACGATTAAATAAAAACATAAAATAAATGAAAATGAAAATTGATGATTTTACCCCAAGTTCACTCTTGCTACAAACAAGAATATCTCCAAATGCAAAATTAACTTTAGTTTTTGATAATGATGAAGATCCAATATCGTTTTTCGAAAACTACATTGTAAATTCTTCATTACAACTACTTATTTCAAAATCGAAAAGAAATACGTATTTACTTAGCTTTATGTTCCCAAAACATGACTATACTTTAACAATGGAGCCTCCAGAAACAGAAAATAGTGTATATGAAGAAATGCTTGATAAACAGATAGAAATATTTTGCGGATACAAACTACCTGATGGTAAAATAAACGCTTATCATAAATCATATTTTCTTGAGAACAAAATAACACTTAATTAAAATTTTTAACAACATCCACTTTTGAATACGAATCAAAACTTGTAACTTCTATTAAGATATACATAATACATTTTTTAACACCGCTAAAATAATTACGATTGATCAACCAGCGGCAAATCGAAAAACCGTATCTAACAATGTATAAGACGATATTTTTCTTATCAGAAAAAACATCGCTTATACTAGCCGTTATGCCCAATGCTAAAAAGACAATGAAAATATCGCCAGACATACAAACTTTTCTCGACAAAGACAGCACGAAAAACTTTTTAAAGGTTGCCGGAAAGTTTATTGAAATAGTTGAAACGAAAAATATTTCAAACGAACAATTTTACAGACAAGCACACGAAACATTAATAGACCTTTACTCAGGCGGACACAAACTGGAACAAATTGATTTAAAATACTCAAGCGTTGACAGTGACTTCGGTGAGACAGACGATGAGTTTTTCAGAAATCAGAATCAAGCACTTATATCGACTCTTGGAAAAGACTGTTTTTATTGGGAAGTTTTTGACCCGACATACACCGAACAAGACAACGGACAACCAGGACAAGGCTGGAAAATAACAGACAAAGAACCAACGCAAGGCTGGCTCATTGACGACTTCGCAGACATTTACCGCGACTTGAAAATAGAAATAGAAAAGTTGAAAATAGGAACGGACGAAGCTATAGAAGACGCATTATGGCAAATGAAATGGAGTTTTATAAATCATTGGGGACATCATTGCATCAATGCTTTGAGATACTTACATTATTTAAGGTATGACGGAAAACTAGCAATGTAATTTTTATAAACTCGTGGACAGAAATAGCATAATCGGACGAAGAAGCACAGGGCATAACAGCACCTACCCAAAAGGCGGGGTTTCGTGCTCTAAAGACAGATTTGTGGTTATTGAAACTTTTGTACTTTTAATCAACATTTGTGGTGAATCGCCCGCCCTTCGGGTAGCTGCAAAACGTTATCTGGAACCAAAATAAAAGAAAATGAGAATTAAACCTAAAGTAATGTGCGATACTATGATTTGGTATGATGTTCTTTCTGGACAAGCTTTATTGGACAAAGAAAATTTTGAATATTACGGCAGCGTATCTAACATTTCGGATTTCTTATCTTCCGATAAAATGAAAAAACCAGGAGAAGAAGAAACTAAATTAAAGAATGCAATTAAATCAATGAACGAAAATTCAACAGATATAATAATGCTAGATCCTACAACAGTAGGAGCAATTTCTTGGTTTAAATTAGAGATTAACGAAGAAGAAACTAAAGAAATTAAAACTGTATATGAAGAACTATTAAGATATGCATATGATGAAGTTAACGGTATTGAAGGCCCAACAATTACAAGTCTTATTGAAACTAAAGAAAGATTCCGAAAAGGCAGTATTAATACCAAAAGTCAATTAGAAGAATTATTTAAAATTGGCAATCATAATGAAGATCAAAAACATGAAGTAATTTTAGGCAACATACTCAGATGGTTACTAAGTGAATGGAATAAAATGAACGGGACGAACTTTAGTGAAGAACAGGTAGCAAATTGGGATGCAATATCTGTTTTTGTAAAAACATATACTGAGTTTCTTAAAACTGTTAATATAAACGAACCTCCTAATAAAAATACAATGATTGATTTGCTTCAACTTTTATATATTAGAACAAATGAACCAACTTTAATATGGACAACTGAGAAAAAAATTACGAACAAAATTAAATTGGCATTTCATGAGGATCAATGGAAGGATATAATATATCAAGAATATTTAAATCACTATGAATCAAACGAAAAATGAAAAGCCTCCAGATAACAACGGTTATGATGATAGATTCGCTAACGCTTCATCCATCACATAGCCTTGGACGTTATACAGCATTTTAAAACGAACATGGAAATAATTGACAATCTTTCTGAAAACAACAATCACAAGAAATACATTCTTGACATGATAAATAAGTCGGACGAATTGTTTATTACAAGTCCATATTTAATGAGAGACTTTAAAGTTCTATTTGACAACGAAGTCTTAAATGGGATAAAAAAAATCAATTTAATAACCACCTTACAGCCTAATTCCCTTGACCAAATAAAGAAAGTGTATTCCCTTAAATCCCTAATTGAGATACCTAGAATTAAATCAGGAGAAATTGAGTGTAAGATTTCATTAAACAATAAACTACACGGCAAAATTTATATTTTCAAGAATTCTAGTAATTACGTTGGTGGTTTAATTAGTTCTGCAAATTTTACTGACAGTGGGCTTTATATAAACCATGAATGGGGTATTACAATAACCGAAGTAGATAGTTTGATTAAACTTGAAGAATCAATAAAAAACACCATAGAACCTAAATTTGAATTTCTATCGCACAAAAGTATCCTTCGGTTACTAAATCATTTGAACTCATATATCGATTCTAAAGGGAAACCTGTTGATGATGAAATTGAACTTGATTTAACCGAACATTTAGAAACCGAAGAAGAAGAAAAGAAAAAATCTATTGAAGGTGGTGGTTCAATTCGAACTAATGAATATAAAATTACAGAACAATATTTAGCCACATGGCAAACTTTTTTTAATGAATTTGTTGAGTTTAAAAAGAAAAGCAATCAAGTGACTGTTCCTCGTGACTATGAAAATCATTCTCTATACACATGGTATCGAAAACAAAAAGTATTTAATGCCAATGGAACAATACCCCCCGAACACAAGGAAAAGTTAGAAAAGGTTGGCTTTTATTTTGGTGATGGACATGAAATAAGATGGGCTAGAATTTGGGAAGAGAACTACGAATTTCTAAAAGCATATTATGATGAATACGGAAACTCTGATGTCCCACATACTCGTGACAAGAATGATACTTTTTATTCGTTAGGGAATTGGGTGGCAATGCAAAAAACCTATAACAATCAAGAAGTATTAAGTGATTACAAAATTGAAAAGTTAAATGATTTAGATTTTATATGGGCTAAAGGTTCTCCAAAATTCAATCTTAAAAATAATCAATGGTCGGCAAAATATAAAGAATTAAAAGAGTGGACAGTAAAGTACGGTGATGCTCATGTTCCACAGACAAATCCAGACGGCACTAAAAATAAACTTGGAAAATGGTTAAATGACCAAAGACATTTAAAACGAAAAGGAAGGAAAAGGTCGGACGGAACAATAAGATTCCTAGAAGAAGAAAGAGTTAATTTATTGCTTGAAATTGGAGTAGATTTTGACCATGAAACAAACAAACATGTTGACTCTTTTGAAAAGCAAGTACAGGAATTTTTAAGTTTTAGATTCCAATATCCAGCCTTAGACCCACCGTCAGGGAGTTTTATAAAGGAAAGAGAAAATTTGGCTCAATGGCGACACAGGTTTGACAAATTACCAGAATGGAAACAAAAACGACTAAAAGACGAGAAAATAATATAAAAACGCTGTATAACAGGCGTTTGGCAAAAAAGCGGGTTCAGTGCTTAAATGAAGCTTTGTGCTTCGTATCAAGTTCAGTGCTGGCAGACAGTTTAGTGCTTCGAAATCCGCTTCTTCGCCAAGCGCCCAAACGTTATCGGTCAGGCTAAAAGACGACACAACAAGAAATAAATGGCATTAGACAACAAGATATTAGAGAAGTATAAAAGTGACTTGGTTCGAAAAGGCAACGACCCTAAAACGGCAACACTTTACTCAAAGTGGTTATGGGACATTTGCGATTATTTTGACATTGAAGACCCAATAACACTTGACTTTGAAGAAGTGAAGGAATTCATTGAACATACCATAAAGAAAAGACCAGCAAACACCGTTAATACAGCATTTCACTCTTTCATTTATTTCTTTAACAAATTAAACAAGAAAAACTTTCCGTTTGACTCAATAACAAGACCTAAGAGAGAGAGAAATACTGAAGTTGAAATTTTTACAGCAGAAGAAATCATTAAGCTACTTGACAGTGCAGAAAGACCAAAACACAAAGCCGCTCTAATGTTGATGTATTCTTGTGGCTTGGACATTGGAGAACTAACTCAAATTCTTCTTGGCGACATTAATTCAACAAAAAATACACTGTCTGTTAGAAACTCAAAAGGTAAAATCTATAGAGAAGCTGCACTTCCAAAACTTGTAATACAACAACTCCGTAAGCATCCGACTAACTCCATATTGCAAATCAGCTCTCCGCTATATTACCTTTGCTAAAAAATTTAGCAATGCGATACAACAAAGAACAAATTGGTCAGTGGGTATCAGAATGGGAGCAATCCGGGCTGAGCATCAGTAAATATTGTGATGGAAAACCTTTTGACAAGAGCACTTTTTACAACTGGCACAAAAAGTCAGTTGTTCCATCCGGTACAAAACAGAACAATAAATTTGTACCACTTCAAGTGACTCCCGCATTTATCCCTCACATGAGCATTCATTACCCTAATGGTGTTAGAGTTGATGTACATATGTTTATGAGCATTGAAGATGTCAGAGCCTTGACAGGATGTTAGGATTCGGAGCACATCAGCGGTATTATTTATACAAAGGTGCAGTAGATATGCGCAAGGGCTATGACGGATTGAGCGGTTTGGTACGTAATGAACTCGAAGCCGATCCGATGAATGGAGATGTGTATGTATTTTTCAACCGGAGTCGCCGGACTGTCAAATTACTGACATGGGATCGGGATGGCTTTGTGTTGTACTGCAAGCGATTGGAAGGAGGCTGTTACGAGCAACTCAGTGGTATCATAGAAGGCAAAACACATCTGATCAACTACCAGCATCTGATCATGTTGCTGAGTGGAATATCACTCATAGGACTACACCAACGACCGCGATATGAGATGCAAAAAACAGGATAAATTTATTAAAAAAAGTGAGTAAAACATTGTGTTATAATCGTATAAATATAGTATTTTTATGCTATGAATTACGAAGTAGTCATAGCACAGAAAGATGCAGAAATAGCTCTAAAGGATACAGAAATCCGGCAACAGACAGCCAGGATTGAAGAACTCGCCCATCAGATTGCACAACTGCAAAAACTGTTCTATGGCCGCAAATCCGAACGTTTCATACCCCAAGTGGATGCTGCACAATTGAATATCTTTGGAAATCAAGTGGATCAGCAAGTACTGGTCGAAGAGCAAAAGGAAACCATCACCTATGATCGATCAAAAAAGAAGAGTGACCATAAAGGCCGGCAACTTTTAGCCGGATGTGAACATCTACCAGTAGAAGAGATAATCATCGATGTAGATCATGATGAGTCAGATATCCACATAGGAGATGAAGTATCTGAAAAGCTAGCCCAAAAGCCAGGATACCTCTATCGCATCAGATATATACGCCGCAAGTACAAAAAAGGAGGACAAGATACCATCGTCACCGCTGCGCCTGTAGAAGAACCCATCGCGGATGTGAAGCAGATGTAAGCCTACTGGCACATGTATTAGTGTCAAAATTTGTAGACCACCTGCCGGAGTATCGACAACAGCAGATATACAAACGTGAAGGAGTCGTTATCCCTCCTTCAACAATGAACGGATGGGTTCACCAGCTCAGTCCCTATATGAAGCTTATGGCAGAATATATTAAAACTAAAATACTGAGTACACCCTACATTCAACAGGATGAAAGCACCATCAAAGTAATGGACAATAAACATAAACAAGGCATCAATAAAGGCTATATGTGGGTCATGGCGTCTGTTCAAATGCAGTATGTGTGTTTTGAATACCAAAATGGCCGAGGCAGAGAAGGGCCGCTAGAATCCTTTAAATCATTTAAAGGAGACCTACAAACAGATGCGTATGAAGTGTACAATGTCATAGACAAAGTCTATGGACAGATAAATCATTTTCATTGCTGGGCCCACGGTCGCCGGAAGTTTCATGAAGCTCTGGGCAATGATAAATTCCGAAGTGAATATGCATTGAGCTTTATCCAGAAACTCTATGAGATAGAACGTAAATGCAGAGAAGCCAACTATACCCACAACCAACGGCAAGTTGAACGTCAGAAAGCTAAACCCATCCTGATTCAGTTCAAGGAATGGTTGGATAAAGAATCACTTGTAGTAA
The genomic region above belongs to Saprospiraceae bacterium and contains:
- the tnpB gene encoding IS66 family insertion sequence element accessory protein TnpB, with product MLGFGAHQRYYLYKGAVDMRKGYDGLSGLVRNELEADPMNGDVYVFFNRSRRTVKLLTWDRDGFVLYCKRLEGGCYEQLSGIIEGKTHLINYQHLIMLLSGISLIGLHQRPRYEMQKTG
- a CDS encoding tyrosine-type recombinase/integrase, which codes for MALDNKILEKYKSDLVRKGNDPKTATLYSKWLWDICDYFDIEDPITLDFEEVKEFIEHTIKKRPANTVNTAFHSFIYFFNKLNKKNFPFDSITRPKRERNTEVEIFTAEEIIKLLDSAERPKHKAALMLMYSCGLDIGELTQILLGDINSTKNTLSVRNSKGKIYREAALPKLVIQQLRKHPTNSILQISSPLYYLC
- a CDS encoding IS66 family transposase; the protein is MPLSHQIYTPQVQKRRTRYHRHRCACRRTHRGCEADVSLLAHVLVSKFVDHLPEYRQQQIYKREGVVIPPSTMNGWVHQLSPYMKLMAEYIKTKILSTPYIQQDESTIKVMDNKHKQGINKGYMWVMASVQMQYVCFEYQNGRGREGPLESFKSFKGDLQTDAYEVYNVIDKVYGQINHFHCWAHGRRKFHEALGNDKFRSEYALSFIQKLYEIERKCREANYTHNQRQVERQKAKPILIQFKEWLDKESLVVTPRSPIGTAIGYIIKRWDKFTKYTDHGHVEIDNNIIENAIRPLALGRKNYLFAGHHDAAINIGYYYTIFGTCKALGVNPYDYMVWYLTKVPSIKTSDIGYLAPDAFKKSLEVLT
- a CDS encoding Helicase associated domain protein, with the protein product MEIIDNLSENNNHKKYILDMINKSDELFITSPYLMRDFKVLFDNEVLNGIKKINLITTLQPNSLDQIKKVYSLKSLIEIPRIKSGEIECKISLNNKLHGKIYIFKNSSNYVGGLISSANFTDSGLYINHEWGITITEVDSLIKLEESIKNTIEPKFEFLSHKSILRLLNHLNSYIDSKGKPVDDEIELDLTEHLETEEEEKKKSIEGGGSIRTNEYKITEQYLATWQTFFNEFVEFKKKSNQVTVPRDYENHSLYTWYRKQKVFNANGTIPPEHKEKLEKVGFYFGDGHEIRWARIWEENYEFLKAYYDEYGNSDVPHTRDKNDTFYSLGNWVAMQKTYNNQEVLSDYKIEKLNDLDFIWAKGSPKFNLKNNQWSAKYKELKEWTVKYGDAHVPQTNPDGTKNKLGKWLNDQRHLKRKGRKRSDGTIRFLEEERVNLLLEIGVDFDHETNKHVDSFEKQVQEFLSFRFQYPALDPPSGSFIKERENLAQWRHRFDKLPEWKQKRLKDEKII
- a CDS encoding DUF5063 domain-containing protein — its product is MKISPDIQTFLDKDSTKNFLKVAGKFIEIVETKNISNEQFYRQAHETLIDLYSGGHKLEQIDLKYSSVDSDFGETDDEFFRNQNQALISTLGKDCFYWEVFDPTYTEQDNGQPGQGWKITDKEPTQGWLIDDFADIYRDLKIEIEKLKIGTDEAIEDALWQMKWSFINHWGHHCINALRYLHYLRYDGKLAM
- a CDS encoding transposase, with the translated sequence MNYEVVIAQKDAEIALKDTEIRQQTARIEELAHQIAQLQKLFYGRKSERFIPQVDAAQLNIFGNQVDQQVLVEEQKETITYDRSKKKSDHKGRQLLAGCEHLPVEEIIIDVDHDESDIHIGDEVSEKLAQKPGYLYRIRYIRRKYKKGGQDTIVTAAPVEEPIADVKQM